A single genomic interval of Flavihumibacter rivuli harbors:
- a CDS encoding carbohydrate binding family 9 domain-containing protein — translation MAQNLLPTLVVDIFQSLPDKYKRLNGAILCLLLFSCISPLQAQQRDGESFQKEYRLPIRKSTVPIQVDGLFDEPVWQYAAKTGPFWRKYPNDEGRPVRNTEVRVTFDDKFLYVAFTAYDSGKAFVTSLKRDVGHDGNDGVAIVLDPLNQRASGFFFVVNAFNAQSEDQLTFTSDGPNFSWDNKWYSATKRYPDRWTAEIAIPFKTLRYQPERNTWGINFVRIDTKTNEYSVWTHVPVNFRSYDLGYTGALVWEDPAPSAGSNISFIPYITGTGLSDKENNVSPEADFNAGFDAKIGLSSSMNLDLTVNPDFSQVEVDRQVTNLTRFNIFFPERRTFFLENADLYSDYGTPGIRPFYSRRIGLDKNGNKIPILGGARLTGSLTKRMRVGVMNMQTGRKGDYAPENYTAVSVSQQVLKRSSIRGYFLNRQSFMTDAEKKADPLNEYGRNAGVELGYSNLKGNWNIWGTYHHSFKPGINSDNQFFNSALVYRGRNLSAIVDFGNLGTNYYADMGFIERIENYDASRDTLVRLGYKYNFTELEYKMFPKGSSLVQHGISLSNYYVLNPDNSFNENNTDINYNMQFANTSSIFASVEFNQVQLQFPISFTGAEPLPKGFYQYRNVYAEYSTDFRKALSVSLGAGTGGFYNGTNTQVSATMNFRHLPHLNVSLKAEYYKLTFPEPYGSENLLLLAPRVDINFTTSLFWTTFIQYNTQRNNININSRFQWRFKPMSDMFLVYTDNYFSDPLFKNRNRSIVFKLNYWLNL, via the coding sequence ATGGCCCAGAATTTACTTCCAACATTAGTTGTCGATATTTTTCAATCGTTACCGGATAAGTACAAAAGGTTAAACGGTGCGATACTTTGTCTTCTCCTGTTTTCCTGTATCTCGCCCCTTCAGGCCCAGCAACGCGACGGGGAGAGTTTCCAGAAGGAGTACAGGTTGCCCATCCGAAAATCAACCGTACCCATTCAGGTGGATGGGCTGTTCGATGAACCCGTTTGGCAATATGCAGCAAAAACAGGTCCCTTCTGGCGCAAATACCCTAATGATGAGGGCCGTCCGGTGCGCAATACAGAGGTTCGGGTAACCTTCGATGATAAATTCCTATACGTGGCTTTTACTGCTTACGATTCCGGAAAGGCTTTTGTGACCAGCCTTAAGCGGGATGTGGGGCATGATGGGAATGATGGGGTGGCCATTGTGTTGGATCCACTCAACCAGCGGGCCAGTGGTTTCTTCTTTGTGGTAAATGCCTTTAATGCCCAATCCGAGGACCAGCTTACTTTTACGAGTGATGGCCCGAATTTCAGTTGGGACAATAAATGGTATTCAGCTACCAAACGTTATCCCGACAGATGGACGGCCGAGATCGCCATTCCCTTCAAGACCTTACGTTACCAGCCTGAGCGAAATACCTGGGGGATCAATTTTGTTCGCATCGATACCAAGACCAATGAGTATTCGGTTTGGACCCATGTACCTGTAAACTTTAGGTCCTATGATCTCGGTTATACGGGTGCGTTAGTATGGGAAGACCCTGCGCCTTCCGCAGGAAGTAATATTTCATTCATCCCCTATATTACCGGAACCGGATTGAGCGATAAGGAGAATAATGTTTCCCCGGAAGCCGATTTCAATGCAGGCTTTGATGCCAAGATAGGACTAAGTTCTTCGATGAACCTTGACCTTACGGTCAACCCCGATTTTTCACAGGTAGAGGTTGACCGCCAGGTTACCAACCTTACCCGTTTCAATATCTTCTTTCCGGAACGGAGGACATTCTTCCTGGAGAATGCAGATCTCTATTCTGATTATGGAACACCGGGTATCCGGCCCTTCTATTCAAGAAGGATCGGGTTGGATAAGAATGGTAACAAGATACCCATTCTAGGGGGAGCCAGGCTAACGGGAAGCCTTACGAAGCGGATGCGTGTTGGGGTAATGAATATGCAGACCGGTCGAAAAGGTGATTACGCGCCGGAAAATTATACTGCCGTTTCCGTGAGCCAGCAGGTTTTGAAGCGTTCCTCCATCAGGGGATATTTCCTGAACCGGCAGTCATTCATGACGGATGCTGAAAAGAAGGCTGACCCGCTGAATGAATACGGCCGCAATGCCGGTGTTGAGTTGGGGTATTCCAACCTTAAGGGGAATTGGAACATTTGGGGCACTTACCATCATTCCTTTAAACCCGGTATCAACAGTGATAACCAATTCTTCAATTCAGCGTTGGTTTACCGCGGACGTAACCTTTCCGCCATTGTTGATTTTGGGAACCTTGGAACGAACTATTATGCCGATATGGGTTTTATTGAGCGTATTGAGAATTATGATGCCAGCAGGGATACGTTAGTGCGACTGGGATACAAGTACAATTTTACGGAATTGGAATATAAGATGTTCCCGAAAGGATCCAGCCTGGTGCAGCATGGCATTTCCCTCAGTAACTATTATGTGTTGAACCCGGATAATAGTTTCAATGAGAACAATACGGATATCAATTATAACATGCAGTTTGCGAATACCAGCTCAATTTTCGCGAGTGTAGAGTTTAACCAGGTTCAATTGCAGTTCCCGATCTCTTTTACCGGGGCAGAGCCCCTGCCAAAGGGTTTTTACCAATACAGGAATGTGTATGCGGAGTATTCAACTGATTTCCGTAAGGCCTTGAGTGTTAGCCTGGGCGCGGGCACAGGTGGATTCTACAATGGTACCAATACACAGGTATCCGCTACCATGAATTTCCGTCACCTGCCACACCTCAATGTATCCTTAAAAGCAGAGTATTACAAGCTGACCTTCCCTGAGCCTTATGGTTCGGAGAACCTCTTATTGCTGGCGCCAAGGGTGGATATCAATTTCACCACCAGCCTTTTCTGGACCACATTCATCCAATACAATACCCAGCGCAACAATATCAACATCAACAGCAGGTTCCAATGGCGCTTCAAGCCAATGAGTGATATGTTCCTGGTGTATACGGACAATTATTTTTCTGATCCCTTATTCAAGAACCGGAACAGGTCCATCGTATTCAAGTTGAATTACTGGCTGAACCTGTAA
- a CDS encoding pyridoxamine 5'-phosphate oxidase family protein — protein sequence MIGTLTSSEMKALLERNNLGRIGFSDGFTPYILPINYRYSNGYILAHSRPGSKIAIMRENPRVCFEVEEIRDNTNWHTVLAIGEFQEIRDERERQHAMHEFNTHLMHLKLSSTATIGNQPDLFRKEGSLRPVIFRIIIQELTGRYEVIGG from the coding sequence ATGATAGGAACGCTGACCAGTTCAGAAATGAAAGCATTGCTGGAGCGGAATAACCTGGGCAGGATAGGTTTTTCAGATGGGTTTACCCCCTATATCCTTCCCATCAATTACCGGTATTCCAATGGTTATATCCTGGCCCATTCAAGGCCGGGCAGCAAGATTGCTATCATGCGGGAGAATCCAAGGGTTTGTTTTGAAGTAGAGGAGATCCGGGACAATACCAACTGGCATACCGTGCTGGCCATTGGTGAATTCCAGGAGATCAGGGACGAGCGCGAAAGGCAGCATGCCATGCATGAATTCAATACCCATTTGATGCACCTGAAACTCAGTTCAACCGCAACCATTGGAAATCAACCGGACCTTTTCCGGAAAGAGGGGAGCCTCAGGCCGGTGATCTTCCGGATCATCATCCAGGAACTTACCGGGCGATATGAGGTGATCGGGGGCTGA
- the ppsA gene encoding phosphoenolpyruvate synthase, translating into MVPELIIPFSRLSRGDVAQVGGKNSSLGEMLTRLAPAGIRVPDGFATTAGAFRYFLQCNGLDNRIATELSRLERPSYANLRQVGAAIREMIMAASMPHDLAKAIVEAYRELGKQGINDVAVRSSATAEDLPEASFAGQHESYLNVSGEQQLLAMVQSCMASLYTDRAIKYREDNGFEHDLVALSVGVQQMVRSDIGCAGIGFTLEPESGFRNIIHLSGVWGLGENIVQGTVNPDEFLVFKPSLRQKKFPIVQKKMGDKAKRMIYAVNGSGESSTVNEPTPEALRNQWVLSDEEVILLAEWALVIESHYGLPMDIEWAKDGNSGQLYIVQARPETVQSRRNPALLIEYAIHTKGKCLGKGQAIGSSLATGRAVLLQSPKESDRLQEGDIVVTDITSPDWDPILKKAAAIVTNKGGRTSHASIVARELGVPAVVGCGDITSHLKDGEMITVSCCEGKTGFIYAGQSAFEKHEIDLTTLQKPKETKVMLIVADPEKAFQLSFYPNDGIGLMRMEFIINHSVKVHPMALVKFNEVKDAEVIKAIEDLTLHYPDKQQYFVDKLAEGIATIAAAFHPNPVIVRLSDFKTNEYANLLGGKQFEPLEENPMLGFRGASRYYHPLYREGFRLECAALKKVRESMGLDNVKVMVPFCRTVEEGRKVLEVMQEYGLDRKLDPSLEVYVMAEIPSNVLLAESFAEYFDGFSIGSNDLTQLTLGIDRDSAIISELFSEQNPAAKAMIATMIRKGRKLGKPVGLCGQAPSDYPEFARFLVEEGISSISFNPDALLKGIENIRVAEREKEKAP; encoded by the coding sequence ATGGTTCCAGAACTTATCATTCCTTTCTCCCGGCTTTCACGCGGGGATGTTGCACAGGTGGGCGGTAAAAATTCCTCTTTGGGTGAAATGCTGACCCGGCTTGCCCCTGCAGGCATAAGGGTACCCGATGGGTTTGCCACAACTGCGGGAGCTTTCCGCTATTTCCTCCAATGCAATGGGCTGGATAACCGCATTGCAACTGAATTGTCCAGGCTGGAAAGACCTTCCTACGCCAACCTCAGGCAGGTTGGGGCTGCGATCCGGGAGATGATCATGGCGGCCAGTATGCCCCATGACCTGGCCAAAGCTATAGTGGAAGCTTACCGGGAATTGGGTAAACAAGGCATTAACGATGTGGCCGTCAGGAGCAGTGCAACGGCTGAAGACCTGCCCGAGGCCAGTTTTGCCGGCCAGCATGAGTCCTACCTGAATGTGAGTGGGGAGCAGCAATTGCTGGCGATGGTGCAGAGCTGTATGGCCTCCCTTTACACCGACAGGGCCATTAAGTACCGTGAAGACAATGGGTTTGAACATGATTTGGTAGCCCTTTCGGTTGGTGTACAGCAAATGGTAAGATCAGATATCGGCTGTGCCGGTATCGGCTTTACACTAGAACCGGAATCAGGTTTCCGCAATATCATCCACCTGAGTGGGGTATGGGGATTGGGGGAGAACATTGTCCAGGGAACGGTGAACCCAGATGAGTTCCTGGTTTTCAAACCTTCCCTCCGGCAGAAGAAATTCCCGATCGTCCAGAAAAAAATGGGTGACAAGGCAAAGCGCATGATCTACGCCGTTAACGGGAGTGGGGAAAGTTCAACAGTGAATGAGCCTACCCCTGAAGCGCTGAGGAACCAATGGGTATTGAGTGACGAGGAGGTGATCCTCCTGGCGGAATGGGCTTTGGTGATCGAATCACATTATGGTTTGCCCATGGATATTGAATGGGCAAAAGACGGCAATAGCGGGCAATTGTATATTGTGCAAGCCAGGCCCGAAACGGTACAATCCAGGCGGAACCCGGCGCTGCTCATAGAATACGCCATCCATACCAAGGGCAAATGCCTTGGGAAGGGACAGGCCATTGGCTCATCCCTGGCCACCGGTCGTGCTGTTCTCTTGCAATCACCAAAGGAATCAGACCGGCTGCAGGAGGGGGATATTGTTGTAACGGATATTACCAGTCCCGATTGGGACCCTATACTGAAGAAGGCTGCTGCCATTGTTACCAATAAGGGCGGAAGGACCAGTCATGCGTCTATAGTTGCCCGTGAGTTGGGGGTGCCTGCTGTTGTGGGTTGTGGAGACATTACTTCGCATTTGAAGGATGGCGAAATGATCACGGTATCCTGCTGCGAGGGAAAGACCGGTTTCATTTATGCGGGGCAGTCAGCATTCGAAAAGCATGAGATAGACCTGACCACCCTGCAAAAGCCGAAAGAAACAAAAGTGATGTTGATCGTGGCAGACCCGGAAAAGGCCTTCCAGCTTTCCTTTTATCCCAATGATGGCATTGGGTTGATGCGCATGGAATTCATCATCAACCACTCGGTGAAGGTCCATCCCATGGCCCTGGTGAAGTTCAACGAGGTAAAAGATGCGGAAGTGATAAAGGCCATTGAGGACCTGACCCTTCATTACCCGGATAAGCAACAGTATTTTGTAGATAAACTGGCGGAAGGCATAGCCACCATTGCAGCAGCCTTCCACCCTAACCCGGTGATCGTCAGGTTAAGTGATTTCAAGACCAATGAATATGCCAACCTGCTGGGCGGAAAGCAATTTGAACCGTTGGAAGAAAATCCTATGCTGGGTTTCAGGGGCGCTTCCAGGTATTATCATCCCCTCTACCGGGAAGGTTTCAGGCTTGAATGCGCAGCCTTGAAGAAAGTAAGGGAGTCGATGGGACTGGACAATGTAAAGGTCATGGTGCCCTTCTGCAGGACAGTTGAAGAGGGCCGGAAAGTTTTGGAAGTGATGCAGGAGTACGGACTTGACAGGAAGCTTGATCCCAGCCTGGAAGTGTATGTAATGGCTGAGATCCCCAGTAATGTGTTGCTCGCAGAATCCTTTGCTGAATATTTTGACGGCTTCTCGATCGGGTCCAATGACCTCACCCAGTTGACACTGGGCATTGACCGCGATTCTGCCATCATCAGTGAATTGTTCAGCGAGCAGAACCCGGCTGCCAAGGCCATGATCGCCACCATGATCAGGAAAGGGAGGAAATTGGGAAAACCAGTAGGGCTCTGTGGCCAGGCACCGAGCGATTACCCTGAGTTCGCCAGGTTCCTGGTGGAAGAAGGGATCAGCAGTATCTCCTTTAATCCGGATGCACTATTGAAAGGCATCGAGAATATCAGGGTGGCAGAAAGGGAAAAGGAAAAGGCACCCTGA
- a CDS encoding c-type cytochrome, with protein MKRIILSASVLAVLVLAATTACNTPAGEKAETEKTAMTKEELIKRGEYLVNTIGCDDCHSPKVMGPQGPELDMEHRFAGHLAGSPLPPVDSAKMLNKGWALFSMDLTVAIGPWGTTYAANISSDSTGIGMWKEEQFIKALREGKSKGLDNSRPIMPPMPWRNFAKLTDEDLKAMYHYLLSTKPVKNVVPAFQPGTPPPPPAAPKG; from the coding sequence ATGAAAAGGATCATACTATCTGCGTCAGTACTGGCGGTGCTTGTACTTGCCGCTACCACGGCCTGCAATACCCCGGCAGGTGAAAAGGCTGAAACAGAAAAAACAGCCATGACCAAGGAAGAACTGATCAAAAGAGGGGAATACCTGGTCAATACCATTGGCTGTGACGATTGTCATTCTCCCAAAGTGATGGGCCCCCAAGGTCCGGAACTGGACATGGAGCATCGTTTTGCCGGCCATCTTGCCGGTTCTCCCCTGCCGCCCGTAGATAGCGCCAAAATGCTGAATAAGGGATGGGCCTTGTTTTCGATGGACCTGACCGTAGCCATTGGCCCCTGGGGAACTACCTATGCTGCCAATATCAGTTCTGATTCAACCGGTATCGGTATGTGGAAGGAAGAGCAGTTCATCAAGGCACTCCGCGAAGGCAAGTCAAAAGGTTTGGACAATTCCCGTCCGATCATGCCGCCAATGCCCTGGCGAAACTTTGCCAAACTTACCGATGAGGACCTGAAAGCGATGTACCATTACCTCCTTTCTACCAAGCCAGTGAAGAATGTGGTTCCGGCCTTCCAACCCGGCACCCCGCCACCGCCACCCGCTGCACCAAAAGGATAA
- a CDS encoding glycosyltransferase: MATNSFYQNGLVPEGSELAGKRILFANVPADGHFNPLTSLAVHLLSLGYDVRWYTSSLYENKVRKLGIPFYPFREAKEIDASNLDLAFPERTKINRKIAKLNFDVIHFFVARAPEYYADMMEIRKEFPFDLVIADCGFAAIPFITEKIRVPAISIGVLPLVASSRDLPPSGLGMKPSRNFLGRIKQDLLRFMAFKILFRKSNVFLHRQLDEYGIPHQGENVFDMVVRKSTLLLQSGTHGFEYERSDLSPHIHFIGPLLPYSSPKKKIPWFHPKLNRYERVILVTQGTVEKDISKLIIPTLEAFRETEVLVVATTGGSGTCELRERFRDDNYIIEDFVPFDDIMPYADAYITNGGYGGVMLAIENNLPMVVAGIHEGKNEINARIDHFRLGINLATERPSSEQIRKATREIFANPVYRANVIRLAAEFACFDPLRITADKVAGLLGQPMVANREKNVLTQV; encoded by the coding sequence ATGGCAACGAATAGTTTTTACCAGAATGGGCTGGTTCCTGAAGGCAGTGAATTGGCTGGGAAAAGGATCCTGTTTGCGAATGTTCCTGCCGATGGCCATTTCAATCCCCTTACCAGTTTGGCTGTCCACCTGCTTTCATTGGGATACGATGTGCGGTGGTATACCAGCTCCCTATATGAAAATAAGGTAAGGAAACTGGGCATTCCCTTCTATCCCTTCCGCGAAGCGAAGGAGATCGATGCCAGCAACCTTGACCTGGCTTTTCCGGAAAGGACAAAGATCAACAGAAAGATCGCTAAACTGAATTTTGACGTGATCCATTTCTTTGTCGCAAGGGCGCCGGAATATTATGCCGACATGATGGAGATCAGGAAGGAGTTTCCCTTCGACCTGGTTATCGCCGACTGCGGATTTGCCGCCATTCCTTTTATTACAGAAAAGATCAGGGTGCCGGCCATTTCAATTGGGGTATTGCCCCTGGTGGCATCTTCCAGGGATCTTCCCCCGAGCGGTCTGGGGATGAAGCCCTCCAGGAATTTCCTGGGCAGGATCAAACAGGACCTGTTGCGGTTTATGGCATTCAAGATCCTCTTCAGGAAATCCAATGTATTCCTTCACCGCCAGTTGGATGAATACGGCATCCCCCATCAAGGCGAGAACGTGTTTGATATGGTGGTGAGGAAGTCGACTCTTTTGCTGCAGAGTGGCACCCATGGGTTTGAGTACGAACGTTCAGACCTCAGTCCGCATATCCATTTTATTGGTCCCCTGCTGCCCTATTCCTCACCAAAGAAAAAGATACCCTGGTTCCATCCCAAGCTCAACCGTTATGAGCGGGTGATCCTGGTAACACAGGGAACAGTGGAGAAGGATATTAGCAAACTGATCATTCCTACCCTGGAAGCGTTCCGGGAAACAGAAGTATTAGTGGTGGCTACCACAGGTGGCAGTGGCACTTGCGAGTTAAGGGAGCGTTTCAGGGATGACAATTACATTATTGAAGACTTTGTCCCCTTTGACGACATCATGCCTTATGCCGATGCCTATATCACCAATGGGGGCTATGGAGGGGTTATGTTGGCCATTGAGAACAATCTACCCATGGTAGTGGCAGGCATCCATGAAGGAAAGAATGAGATCAATGCGCGTATCGATCATTTCCGCCTGGGAATCAACCTGGCAACAGAAAGACCCAGCAGTGAACAGATCAGGAAGGCTACCAGGGAAATATTTGCCAACCCAGTGTATCGGGCCAATGTGATCAGGCTGGCTGCGGAATTCGCTTGTTTCGACCCGCTCCGGATCACCGCCGACAAAGTGGCCGGATTACTGGGGCAGCCAATGGTGGCAAACCGGGAGAAGAATGTGTTAACCCAGGTTTAA
- a CDS encoding ligand-binding sensor domain-containing protein, which translates to MHYTTGNGLASNFVYNVTQDKKGYIWLATVNGLQRFDGEKFITFRHSRNRPSSIPFNNVAVVYADRKDRVWLINEDNSVGIFNASQFAYQRVAINMPARSMNVYAPARLMEDWDGRLILFIAGQAPFMLNERTFVFEPAGQSIPYPKGWFFYDFTCDSASRTYWFGADSGLAVYNTRTRHLNYPGNNPDRNPVIESFAGHKRIGAIEAQSGKGYFACSSWPLNSAWPYAHWYELASGKHSQIMINNQIDGVYTEIHGWFTQKSGKKWIYGLPFIAEFDPSHTSMNFLAPSPADNNQLRFDNAHHLFEDKQQNLWLSTSNGIFVFNPDLQPFTTYHLVRPGRKQFIDKSITSVTRVMNNQVWVGSWGKGLYCYDLQFNPIMPPAALAPWYDAMTIWSIHEHSRTKKIWIGEQTGYMKVYDPSTQKATSLFLPIFEQRTIRQIAEDREGNLWLGTQGGLLVKWDLKASGGDHRKGYSVVHRLGLIHKINVDPDGSLWVATLGKGIYHIDPATGRILDHIMSSQGSGKWRLGNDSPTDILRYNDSILIVANTSITKLNTKRKTSTIITTDDGLPTNTAYYLQKDEQGRVWIALQNGLCRWNLDKNNFTLFDKRDGITDENLNSGGAFKIRPDQLIFTTEHNFLVFTPSQVLRESAPPDVTITGIHVMGRRQSTDSILSMPKLELDHQNNSISIEYASMNFLGQNQLTYYHMLEGIDQDWVRTTEHRAIYNYLPYRNFVFKVKCTNADGLESTHTTTLLIQVKPPFWRSYWFMGMMVFLAIGFLYWLDRVRMQRLRATESIRTKIATSLTEDMSNTLSSINISSELAKTKVDHDAGRTREYINHISETSNRMVQSLYDMVWSINPHNDQLHKMLDRMKLHLQEQEHLSGIHMGFEADPEINEQESDMQHRYELLSIFKEAVGNAIKHANARHIFVQLRHRKGTLILEVQDDGKGFDLEQTGLGRGLNDMRRRAAIINGRLEISTSPMNGTYIRLEMPLRT; encoded by the coding sequence ATGCATTATACAACCGGGAATGGCCTTGCTTCCAATTTTGTTTACAATGTTACGCAGGACAAGAAAGGCTATATATGGCTGGCCACTGTTAATGGATTGCAGCGTTTCGACGGAGAGAAGTTCATAACATTCAGGCATAGTCGAAACAGGCCATCCAGCATACCCTTTAACAATGTGGCAGTAGTTTACGCCGACAGGAAGGATAGGGTTTGGCTGATCAATGAGGACAATTCCGTGGGCATCTTCAATGCCAGCCAATTTGCCTACCAGCGGGTTGCCATCAATATGCCAGCGAGGTCCATGAATGTGTATGCGCCGGCCAGGTTGATGGAAGATTGGGACGGGAGGCTCATCCTCTTTATCGCCGGGCAGGCTCCTTTTATGCTCAATGAAAGGACCTTTGTTTTTGAACCGGCAGGGCAAAGCATCCCCTATCCCAAAGGTTGGTTCTTTTATGACTTCACCTGTGATTCAGCCAGCAGGACCTATTGGTTTGGTGCTGATTCGGGCCTGGCCGTTTACAACACCCGAACCAGGCACCTGAATTACCCTGGGAACAATCCCGATAGGAATCCCGTAATCGAATCCTTCGCTGGCCATAAAAGGATCGGTGCCATTGAAGCGCAGTCCGGCAAGGGCTATTTTGCCTGTTCTTCATGGCCCCTGAACAGCGCATGGCCTTATGCGCACTGGTATGAGTTAGCCTCCGGTAAGCACAGCCAGATCATGATCAACAACCAGATCGACGGGGTATATACCGAGATCCACGGCTGGTTTACCCAAAAAAGTGGAAAGAAATGGATCTATGGCTTACCCTTTATTGCAGAGTTCGATCCATCCCACACTTCCATGAACTTCCTTGCACCAAGTCCTGCCGATAATAACCAACTCCGGTTTGATAACGCCCATCACCTTTTCGAGGACAAGCAACAAAACCTATGGCTTTCCACATCGAACGGCATCTTTGTCTTTAATCCCGACCTTCAACCATTTACCACCTATCACCTGGTCAGGCCTGGACGGAAGCAATTCATCGATAAATCCATCACTTCCGTTACCCGGGTCATGAACAACCAGGTTTGGGTGGGTTCCTGGGGAAAGGGATTGTATTGTTATGACCTGCAGTTTAACCCGATCATGCCACCGGCCGCTCTTGCCCCCTGGTATGATGCCATGACCATCTGGTCAATCCATGAACACAGCAGGACGAAAAAAATATGGATCGGTGAACAAACCGGCTACATGAAGGTCTATGACCCTTCTACCCAGAAAGCCACCAGCCTCTTCCTGCCTATTTTCGAACAGCGAACCATCAGGCAGATCGCTGAAGACAGGGAGGGAAACCTCTGGCTCGGTACCCAGGGTGGACTATTGGTCAAATGGGACCTTAAAGCATCGGGAGGCGATCACAGGAAAGGATATAGTGTGGTTCACAGACTGGGCCTGATCCATAAAATCAATGTGGACCCTGATGGTTCCCTTTGGGTAGCCACCCTTGGAAAGGGAATTTATCATATTGATCCTGCAACAGGACGGATACTGGATCATATCATGAGCAGCCAGGGGTCTGGTAAATGGAGACTTGGCAATGATTCCCCGACAGATATCCTGCGGTATAACGACAGCATACTGATCGTCGCCAACACCTCTATTACCAAATTGAACACCAAAAGGAAAACTTCCACCATTATCACAACAGATGATGGACTCCCTACCAATACTGCCTATTACCTGCAAAAAGATGAACAGGGAAGGGTATGGATCGCATTGCAAAATGGTTTGTGCAGATGGAACCTGGATAAGAACAATTTTACCTTATTTGACAAAAGGGATGGAATTACCGACGAAAATCTGAATTCCGGAGGAGCCTTCAAGATCCGTCCCGACCAATTGATCTTTACTACCGAGCATAATTTCCTGGTCTTCACCCCATCCCAGGTATTACGCGAGTCTGCTCCTCCCGATGTTACCATAACAGGGATCCATGTAATGGGCAGGAGGCAATCAACCGACAGCATCCTTTCCATGCCTAAACTGGAGCTGGACCATCAAAACAACTCCATTTCCATAGAATACGCATCCATGAATTTCCTGGGCCAGAACCAGCTGACCTATTACCATATGCTGGAAGGTATTGATCAGGATTGGGTCCGGACCACCGAGCACAGGGCCATCTACAATTACCTTCCTTACAGGAATTTTGTATTCAAGGTAAAATGCACCAATGCCGATGGCCTGGAATCTACCCATACCACCACCCTGCTTATACAGGTAAAGCCTCCCTTCTGGAGATCCTACTGGTTCATGGGTATGATGGTTTTCCTGGCAATAGGGTTCCTCTACTGGCTGGATAGGGTAAGGATGCAACGGTTACGGGCAACCGAAAGTATACGAACCAAGATCGCCACCAGTTTAACGGAGGACATGAGCAATACCCTGAGCAGTATCAACATCTCCAGCGAACTGGCCAAGACCAAGGTCGATCATGACGCCGGCCGCACCAGGGAATACATCAACCATATCAGTGAAACAAGTAACCGGATGGTACAATCCCTGTACGATATGGTGTGGAGCATCAATCCCCATAATGACCAATTGCATAAAATGCTGGATAGGATGAAGCTGCACCTGCAGGAACAGGAACACCTCTCCGGCATCCATATGGGTTTTGAAGCGGACCCGGAGATCAATGAGCAGGAGTCGGATATGCAGCACCGTTATGAGCTGCTTTCCATTTTCAAGGAAGCTGTGGGCAATGCCATCAAGCATGCCAATGCCCGCCACATCTTTGTACAATTACGCCACAGGAAGGGCACACTGATCCTTGAAGTGCAGGACGATGGCAAGGGATTTGACCTGGAGCAAACGGGCCTGGGAAGGGGTTTGAATGATATGCGAAGAAGGGCAGCTATCATCAATGGCAGGCTGGAGATCAGCACATCTCCCATGAATGGCACTTATATCAGACTGGAAATGCCGCTCAGGACATGA
- a CDS encoding LytR/AlgR family response regulator transcription factor, whose translation MKVLIIEDEELAVKKLQKTLQTVDADAEVVGVTDSIRASVAWLKEHPSPDLILMDIELADGQSFEIFEKVEVKSTVIFTTSYDEYALKAFKVNSVDYLLKPIQKEDLEQALEKFRKLKKIYGGGEPAGSNFNVESLVKELQQRLQPRDYRKRFLVKHAQKLVSVEVEDIAYFYSDGRVNFFKTNDNRKFIVDYTMDELEEMLDPDLYFRISRSFYVSIDAVDQIHEYFGNRLLLHLNPPVDKEAIVSREKVTEFKKWMGK comes from the coding sequence ATGAAAGTGCTGATCATTGAGGACGAAGAACTGGCAGTAAAGAAGCTGCAAAAGACCCTGCAAACGGTGGATGCCGATGCGGAAGTAGTTGGTGTCACCGACAGCATCCGGGCTTCTGTGGCCTGGTTAAAGGAACATCCGTCACCGGACCTGATCCTGATGGATATTGAATTGGCGGACGGCCAAAGCTTTGAGATCTTCGAAAAAGTGGAGGTGAAGAGTACGGTCATTTTCACCACTTCCTACGACGAGTATGCCCTTAAGGCCTTCAAGGTAAACAGTGTGGATTATCTGCTGAAGCCCATTCAAAAGGAAGACCTGGAACAGGCCCTGGAGAAATTCCGGAAGCTCAAGAAGATTTATGGAGGGGGAGAGCCGGCAGGTTCGAATTTCAATGTGGAAAGCCTGGTCAAGGAATTGCAGCAACGCCTGCAACCACGCGATTACCGCAAGCGATTCCTCGTGAAGCATGCACAAAAACTGGTGAGTGTGGAGGTGGAGGATATCGCCTATTTCTACAGTGATGGAAGGGTTAACTTCTTTAAGACAAATGATAACCGGAAGTTCATTGTGGATTATACCATGGACGAGCTGGAAGAAATGCTGGATCCCGACCTTTACTTCAGGATCAGCCGGTCCTTTTATGTTTCGATCGATGCAGTTGACCAGATCCACGAGTATTTTGGTAACAGGCTCCTGCTGCATCTGAATCCGCCTGTTGACAAGGAAGCCATAGTGAGCCGGGAGAAGGTAACGGAGTTTAAGAAGTGGATGGGTAAATAG